A genomic window from Micromonospora ferruginea includes:
- a CDS encoding FG-GAP repeat domain-containing protein translates to MALNHGDGTFAPPRFVLADLGYNSGWRVEKHVRVLADLTGDGKADIVAFGDAGVYVALSQGDGSFAFTPVPAVPGFGAQAGGWRVDRHPRFAVDVTGDGRADIVGFGDDGVWVALNHGDGTFAAPQFVLADLGFNSGWRVEKHVRVLADLTGDGKADIVAFGDAGVYTARSNGDGSFAFTPVPTLADFGYHAGGWRVERHPRVVADVTSVGHADLVGFGEAGVLVAVNKGDGTFTPRPLFVVPGFGAGPSGPFTQQGPFLPDPDIGLVQASGGHRDTVFHVGGDSALRLWKWTEGMPAWQQLVPGGGAGQARRFFVDPYRPSLLYLLDQDHVRRSDDGGLTWQVDAALERMLTCDGRIEIGRGEDADGQGDHYGAVLNDMQFDPHDPGRRFAVGLAGAFTTADGTTWTRLLDTGALRGRPANCWYDPVSNPAAPALYVSFAGRSIVRITGFAPTGAPPIPVVPARFADASAEPRRAEVRTRDGRAGTAQAHPDGRASVTFDDGGSAVVDADDLTPPDDAG, encoded by the coding sequence GTGGCGTTGAACCACGGCGACGGCACGTTCGCGCCGCCCCGGTTCGTGCTCGCGGACCTGGGCTACAACTCCGGGTGGCGGGTGGAGAAGCACGTGCGCGTGCTCGCGGACCTGACCGGGGACGGCAAGGCGGACATCGTGGCGTTCGGCGACGCCGGGGTGTACGTGGCGCTGAGCCAGGGCGACGGGAGTTTCGCGTTCACGCCGGTGCCGGCGGTGCCCGGGTTCGGGGCGCAGGCCGGTGGCTGGCGGGTCGACCGGCATCCCCGGTTCGCGGTGGACGTGACCGGGGACGGTCGGGCGGACATCGTCGGGTTCGGCGACGACGGCGTGTGGGTGGCGTTGAACCACGGCGACGGCACGTTCGCTGCCCCGCAGTTCGTGCTGGCGGATCTGGGCTTCAACTCGGGTTGGCGGGTGGAGAAGCACGTCCGGGTGCTCGCCGACCTGACCGGTGACGGGAAGGCCGACATCGTGGCGTTCGGCGACGCCGGGGTCTACACCGCGCGCAGCAACGGCGACGGCAGCTTCGCGTTCACCCCGGTTCCCACCCTGGCCGACTTCGGCTACCACGCCGGCGGGTGGCGGGTCGAGCGGCACCCCCGCGTGGTCGCGGACGTGACCAGCGTCGGGCACGCCGACCTGGTCGGCTTCGGCGAGGCCGGTGTCCTCGTCGCGGTCAACAAGGGCGACGGCACGTTCACGCCGCGTCCGCTCTTCGTCGTCCCCGGCTTCGGCGCCGGCCCGAGCGGGCCGTTCACCCAGCAGGGGCCGTTCCTGCCGGACCCGGACATCGGCCTCGTGCAGGCCTCCGGCGGGCACCGCGACACCGTCTTCCACGTCGGCGGCGACTCCGCCCTCCGGCTGTGGAAGTGGACCGAGGGAATGCCCGCCTGGCAGCAGCTCGTTCCCGGCGGCGGCGCCGGGCAGGCCCGCCGGTTCTTCGTCGACCCGTACCGGCCGAGCCTGCTCTACCTGCTCGACCAGGACCATGTGCGACGCTCCGACGACGGCGGCCTCACCTGGCAGGTCGACGCCGCGCTGGAGCGGATGCTCACCTGCGACGGCCGGATCGAGATCGGCCGGGGCGAGGACGCCGACGGTCAGGGCGACCACTACGGCGCCGTGCTCAACGACATGCAGTTCGACCCCCACGACCCGGGCCGGCGCTTCGCCGTCGGCCTCGCCGGGGCGTTCACCACCGCCGACGGTACGACCTGGACGCGCCTGCTCGACACCGGTGCCCTGCGGGGCCGGCCGGCGAACTGCTGGTACGACCCGGTCTCGAACCCGGCCGCCCCGGCGCTGTACGTGTCGTTCGCCGGCCGGAGCATCGTGCGGATCACCGGGTTCGCGCCGACCGGCGCCCCGCCGATCCCGGTCGTCCCGGCCCGGTTCGCCGACGCGTCCGCCGAGCCGCGCCGCGCGGAGGTGCGCACCCGCGACGGGCGGGCCGGCACCGCACAGGCCCACCCGGACGGTCGCGCTTCGGTCACCTTCGACGACGGCGGGTCCGCCGTCGTCGACGCCGACGACCTCACCCCGCCCGACGACGCCGGCTGA
- a CDS encoding FG-GAP-like repeat-containing protein — protein sequence MTTIDDVSPTRANTPSRKSGQFTTGRMLSLDSSDDGRLVFAGSFSSDLWVSEDGGESWAQIARPQPAADQFGVPGAIGGYCVTSIAVAPDVARWSVARNPRLLGRISAAPGAGIVGFGDTGVWTATSGSDGTFAAPRLLSADFGTQAGGWRVDRHPRFVADVTGDGRADIVGFGDDGVWVALNNGDGTFAPPRFVLADLGYNSGWRVERHVRVLADLTGDGKADIVAFGDAGVYVALSQGDGSFAFTPVPAVAGFGYAEGGWRVDRHPRFAVDVTGDGRADIVGFGDDGVWVALNHGDGTFAAPQFVLADLGYHSGWRVEKHPRFLADLTGDGRADIVAFGDAGVYTARSNGDGSFAFTPVPALADFGYHAGGWRVERHPRLVADVTSVGHADLVGFGNAGVHLARNNGDGTFAPRRLVVADFGYDQGWRVEKHPRFLVDVTGDGHADVVGFGDAGVYVSLANRTGFDPPRFVLPNFGAEATVLALAQSDRETQDAGVWRSSDRGATWARVHTFPRSTGSARLPGAGQLVWAPGTADLVYAAGGSSLAVSTDGGATFTDVLRRPTGDPQPVSHVAVAETPAGTLRPPIVYALTSGKVFVSVDAGTTWTPDAGGVPATVGGATGLANAPNERVMVVSARSPLEVFATGDANLVPPQLWRGDYAQFAQTGASQWTPVPLPILGQQYSGNVFVAATRPGRGDVLFYGPQRAKVFAAPLDPASAADWQELDDGQHAHVDLHGVFLSGDFAATFRDGSYTPTAGTLWLASDGGIFRSTDGGRHVHAAGSISTLSVVNIAGLALPGRGPVISLNTGDNDGFASPDGGRTWRPQDYGGGDNDCSFADPLRPTQMLVFTPRWNTDGGLAVGGTGQTLALYGAAEGELPDVTGTARRQMIPGPTLRPGSRIWNASSPFVIRGYRPVVLGLPGDPPQPDDHVFIRFFGNFSSSDLGSFPNNLAVLLRVRDLRAVKKRTDWDTPGGWRVDRHPRLLGDLTADGHADIVGFGDAGVWTALSTSGGSFADPRFVLADLGYDSGWRVERHVRVLADLTGDGKADIVAFGDAGVYVALSQGDGSFAFTPVPAVAGFGYAEGGWRVDRHPRFAVDVTGMVGRTSSGSVTTVCGWR from the coding sequence ATGACCACGATCGACGACGTCAGCCCCACCCGCGCCAACACGCCGAGCCGCAAGTCGGGGCAGTTCACCACCGGCCGGATGCTCTCCCTCGACAGCTCCGACGACGGCCGGTTGGTCTTCGCCGGGTCCTTCTCCAGCGACCTCTGGGTCTCCGAGGACGGCGGCGAGTCGTGGGCGCAGATCGCGCGACCCCAGCCGGCCGCCGACCAGTTCGGCGTGCCGGGCGCGATCGGCGGCTACTGCGTCACCTCGATCGCCGTCGCGCCGGACGTGGCGCGCTGGTCGGTCGCGCGCAACCCCCGCCTGCTCGGCCGGATCTCGGCGGCCCCCGGCGCCGGCATCGTCGGCTTCGGCGACACCGGGGTGTGGACGGCGACGAGCGGATCCGACGGCACGTTCGCCGCGCCTCGGCTGCTGTCCGCGGACTTCGGGACGCAGGCCGGTGGCTGGCGGGTGGACCGGCACCCCCGGTTCGTGGCGGACGTGACGGGTGACGGTCGGGCGGACATCGTCGGGTTCGGTGACGACGGTGTGTGGGTGGCGTTGAACAACGGCGACGGCACGTTCGCGCCGCCCCGGTTCGTGCTCGCGGACCTGGGCTACAACTCGGGGTGGCGGGTGGAGAGGCACGTGCGCGTGCTCGCGGACCTGACCGGGGACGGCAAGGCGGACATCGTGGCGTTCGGCGACGCCGGGGTGTACGTGGCGCTGAGCCAGGGGGACGGGAGTTTCGCGTTCACGCCGGTGCCGGCGGTGGCGGGTTTCGGCTACGCCGAGGGCGGCTGGCGGGTGGACCGGCATCCCCGGTTCGCGGTGGACGTGACCGGGGACGGTCGGGCGGACATCGTCGGGTTCGGCGACGACGGCGTGTGGGTGGCGTTGAACCACGGCGACGGCACATTCGCCGCCCCCCAGTTCGTGCTCGCCGACCTGGGCTACCACTCCGGTTGGCGGGTGGAGAAGCATCCACGGTTCCTCGCCGACCTCACCGGTGACGGCAGGGCCGACATCGTGGCGTTCGGCGATGCCGGGGTCTACACCGCGCGCAGCAACGGCGACGGCAGCTTCGCGTTCACCCCGGTTCCCGCCCTGGCCGACTTCGGCTACCACGCCGGCGGGTGGCGGGTCGAACGACACCCGCGCCTGGTCGCGGACGTGACCAGCGTCGGCCACGCCGACCTGGTCGGCTTCGGCAACGCCGGCGTGCACCTCGCCCGCAACAACGGCGACGGCACCTTCGCACCCCGCCGGCTGGTGGTCGCCGACTTCGGCTACGACCAGGGCTGGCGGGTGGAGAAGCACCCCCGGTTCCTGGTCGACGTGACCGGCGACGGCCACGCCGACGTGGTCGGCTTCGGCGACGCCGGTGTCTACGTCAGCCTCGCCAACCGCACCGGGTTCGACCCGCCGCGCTTCGTGCTGCCGAACTTCGGCGCCGAGGCGACCGTACTCGCGCTGGCGCAGAGCGACCGGGAGACGCAGGACGCGGGCGTTTGGCGGTCGAGCGACCGGGGCGCCACCTGGGCCCGGGTGCACACGTTCCCCCGGTCCACCGGCAGCGCCCGGCTGCCCGGGGCCGGCCAACTCGTCTGGGCGCCCGGCACCGCCGACCTGGTCTATGCCGCCGGCGGCAGTTCGCTCGCGGTGAGCACCGACGGCGGGGCCACCTTCACCGACGTCCTGCGCCGGCCGACCGGCGACCCGCAACCGGTCAGCCACGTGGCGGTCGCCGAGACGCCCGCCGGCACCCTCCGGCCCCCGATCGTGTACGCCCTCACCAGCGGGAAGGTGTTCGTCTCCGTCGACGCCGGTACGACCTGGACGCCCGACGCCGGCGGAGTCCCGGCCACCGTCGGCGGCGCCACCGGCCTGGCCAACGCCCCGAACGAGCGCGTCATGGTGGTGTCCGCGCGCTCGCCGCTGGAGGTCTTCGCCACCGGCGACGCCAACCTGGTCCCGCCCCAGCTCTGGCGCGGCGACTACGCGCAGTTCGCGCAGACCGGCGCGTCGCAGTGGACGCCGGTGCCGCTGCCGATCCTGGGCCAGCAGTACAGCGGCAACGTGTTCGTCGCGGCCACCCGGCCCGGCCGCGGCGACGTGCTGTTCTACGGCCCGCAGCGCGCCAAGGTCTTCGCCGCGCCGCTCGACCCCGCCTCCGCCGCCGACTGGCAGGAGCTGGACGACGGCCAGCACGCCCACGTCGACCTGCACGGCGTCTTCCTCTCCGGCGACTTCGCGGCGACCTTCCGGGACGGCTCCTACACGCCGACCGCCGGCACGCTCTGGCTGGCGAGCGACGGCGGCATCTTCCGCAGCACCGACGGCGGCCGGCACGTCCACGCGGCCGGCAGCATCAGCACGCTGTCGGTGGTGAACATCGCCGGCCTGGCGCTGCCGGGGCGAGGCCCGGTGATCTCGCTCAACACCGGCGACAACGACGGCTTCGCCTCACCGGACGGCGGGCGGACGTGGCGGCCGCAGGATTACGGCGGCGGCGACAACGACTGCTCCTTCGCCGACCCGCTGCGACCGACGCAGATGCTGGTCTTCACGCCGCGCTGGAACACCGACGGTGGGCTCGCCGTCGGCGGCACCGGTCAGACCCTGGCCCTGTACGGCGCCGCCGAGGGGGAGCTGCCGGACGTGACCGGCACGGCACGCCGCCAGATGATCCCCGGCCCGACGCTCCGGCCGGGCTCGCGGATCTGGAACGCGAGCAGCCCGTTCGTCATCCGCGGGTACCGCCCGGTCGTGCTCGGCCTGCCCGGCGACCCGCCGCAGCCCGACGACCACGTCTTCATCCGCTTCTTCGGCAACTTCTCCTCGTCCGACCTGGGCTCGTTCCCCAACAACCTGGCCGTGCTCCTGCGGGTGCGCGACCTGCGGGCGGTGAAGAAGCGCACCGACTGGGACACCCCCGGCGGCTGGCGGGTGGACCGGCATCCGCGTCTGCTCGGCGACCTGACGGCGGACGGCCACGCCGACATCGTCGGCTTCGGCGACGCGGGCGTGTGGACGGCGTTGAGCACGTCCGGCGGTTCGTTCGCCGATCCCCGGTTCGTGCTGGCCGACCTGGGCTACGACTCGGGGTGGCGGGTGGAGAGGCACGTGCGCGTGCTCGCGGACCTGACCGGGGACGGCAAGGCGGACATCGTGGCGTTCGGCGACGCCGGGGTGTACGTGGCGCTGAGCCAGGGGGACGGGAGTTTCGCGTTCACGCCGGTGCCGGCGGTGGCGGGTTTCGGCTACGCCGAGGGCGGCTGGCGGGTGGACCGGCATCCCCGGTTCGCGGTGGACGTGACGGGGATGGTCGGGCGGACATCGTCGGGTTCGGTGACGACGGTGTGTGGGTGGCGTTGA
- a CDS encoding ABC transporter permease, whose amino-acid sequence MKPPHRRFRTRFWVEAAAASLFGALFLLTLVWKDWLEAFGIEPDNHDGTVEWLLVAGLFVLCAGCAVSARLEWRRTAPAR is encoded by the coding sequence ATGAAGCCTCCGCACCGCAGGTTCCGGACCCGGTTCTGGGTCGAGGCCGCCGCCGCGTCGCTCTTCGGCGCGCTGTTCCTGCTGACCCTGGTCTGGAAGGACTGGCTGGAGGCGTTCGGCATCGAGCCCGACAACCATGACGGCACGGTCGAGTGGCTGCTGGTCGCCGGCCTGTTCGTGCTCTGCGCCGGCTGCGCCGTCTCCGCCCGGCTGGAGTGGCGCCGGACCGCGCCGGCGCGGTGA
- a CDS encoding Nramp family divalent metal transporter yields the protein MVTNDLPVAPTLPAAHGPIRGRLILLGPAFVAAVAYVDPGNFATNSTAGARYGYLLVWVVVAANLSAMLVQTLTAKLGLATGRSLPELCREHLPRPLNRLMWAQAELVAMATDLAEVIGGAVALRLLFGVPLLPGGLIVGAAAFAVLALRARGFRTFEIAITVLLGVIVLAFAVNLLTARPDLSAAAGGLLPRTAGTDSMLLAAGILGATVMPHVIYVHSALTPNRIPTSGEAERRVVAKGLRVDVLIALGVAGAVNLAMLLVAAASFHGSGIPGTDTLEGVHAGLAGTLGTVAAVGFAVALLLSGLASTSVGTYAGEVIMQGFLRRRIPLVARRTVTLLPALAVLAVGVDPTRALVLSQVVLSFGIPFALVPVVTFTRRRDLMGSLVNRRATTVAAVAVTGLVVALNAFLLRQLLA from the coding sequence GTGGTCACGAACGACCTGCCCGTCGCGCCCACGCTGCCGGCCGCCCACGGCCCGATACGCGGGCGGCTCATCCTGCTCGGGCCGGCGTTCGTGGCCGCGGTGGCCTACGTCGACCCGGGCAACTTCGCCACCAACTCCACCGCCGGCGCGCGCTACGGCTACCTGCTGGTCTGGGTGGTGGTGGCCGCGAACCTCTCCGCCATGCTGGTGCAGACGCTCACCGCCAAGCTCGGCCTGGCCACCGGGCGCAGCCTGCCCGAGCTGTGCCGCGAGCACCTGCCCCGACCACTCAACCGCCTCATGTGGGCGCAGGCCGAACTGGTCGCGATGGCCACCGACCTGGCCGAGGTGATCGGCGGGGCGGTCGCGCTGCGCCTGCTGTTCGGCGTACCGCTGCTGCCGGGTGGCCTGATCGTGGGCGCCGCGGCGTTCGCGGTGCTGGCGCTGCGCGCCCGCGGCTTCCGGACGTTCGAGATCGCCATCACGGTGCTGCTCGGGGTGATCGTGCTGGCGTTCGCGGTCAACCTGCTCACCGCCCGCCCGGACCTGTCCGCCGCCGCCGGCGGGCTGCTCCCCCGGACGGCGGGCACCGACAGCATGCTGCTCGCCGCCGGCATCCTCGGCGCGACGGTGATGCCGCACGTGATCTACGTGCACTCGGCGCTCACCCCGAACCGCATCCCCACCAGCGGGGAGGCCGAACGGCGGGTGGTGGCGAAGGGCCTGCGGGTCGACGTGCTGATCGCGCTCGGCGTCGCCGGGGCGGTCAACCTGGCCATGCTGCTGGTCGCCGCGGCCAGCTTCCACGGCAGCGGCATCCCGGGCACCGACACCCTGGAGGGCGTGCACGCCGGGCTCGCCGGCACGCTCGGCACGGTGGCGGCGGTCGGCTTCGCCGTCGCGCTGCTCCTGTCCGGCCTCGCCTCGACGAGCGTCGGCACGTACGCCGGGGAGGTCATCATGCAGGGCTTCCTGCGCCGCCGGATCCCGCTGGTGGCGCGCCGGACGGTCACGCTGCTGCCGGCGCTGGCCGTGCTCGCGGTCGGCGTCGACCCGACCCGGGCGCTGGTGCTGTCCCAGGTGGTGCTGAGCTTCGGCATCCCGTTCGCGCTGGTGCCGGTGGTGACCTTCACCCGCCGCCGGGACCTGATGGGGAGCCTGGTCAATCGTCGGGCCACCACCGTCGCCGCGGTGGCCGTCACCGGGCTCGTGGTGGCGCTCAACGCGTTCCTGCTCCGGCAACTGCTCGCCTGA
- a CDS encoding ABC transporter substrate-binding protein, whose translation MRRLAAVLTTALALGVGLTACGESDPVADAGAGQTREITHAMGATKVPAEPKRVVVLDTDKIDTALSLGVTPVGAATAGEAKSWPTYFGADKLAGITEVGVLTEPDLEAINALKPDLILGSKFRQEKFYDELSAIAPTVFTEKVGVTWKENFLLDGAALGKEQQAKDLLAAYEKRAKDFGAKLGDADARKISIVRFIPGNIRVYGPDSFSGIVVGDTGLGRPERQRLEGKEDKRFDLVSAERVNEVDGDVVFVTAYGEKAAAEQAKVTTGSLWQGLSAVKAGKAHVVSDEVWMTGIGVGAANKILDDLAKYLAA comes from the coding sequence ATGCGTCGCCTCGCCGCCGTACTCACCACCGCCCTCGCCCTCGGCGTCGGGCTCACCGCCTGCGGGGAGAGCGACCCGGTCGCCGACGCCGGCGCCGGGCAGACCCGGGAGATCACCCACGCCATGGGCGCCACCAAGGTGCCCGCCGAGCCCAAGCGCGTGGTGGTGCTCGACACCGACAAGATCGACACCGCGCTGTCGCTGGGCGTCACCCCGGTCGGCGCGGCCACCGCCGGTGAGGCGAAGAGCTGGCCCACCTACTTCGGCGCGGACAAGCTCGCCGGCATCACCGAGGTCGGCGTGCTCACCGAGCCGGACCTGGAGGCGATCAACGCGCTCAAGCCGGACCTGATCCTCGGCAGCAAGTTCCGCCAGGAGAAGTTCTACGACGAGCTGTCCGCCATCGCGCCGACCGTGTTCACCGAGAAGGTCGGCGTCACCTGGAAGGAGAACTTCCTCCTCGACGGCGCGGCGCTCGGCAAGGAGCAGCAGGCCAAGGACCTGCTGGCCGCGTACGAGAAGCGGGCGAAGGACTTCGGCGCGAAGCTCGGCGACGCGGACGCCCGGAAGATCTCCATCGTGCGCTTCATCCCGGGCAACATCCGGGTGTACGGCCCGGACTCGTTCTCCGGCATCGTGGTCGGTGACACCGGCCTGGGTCGCCCGGAGCGGCAGCGCCTGGAGGGCAAGGAGGACAAGCGCTTCGACCTGGTCAGCGCCGAGCGGGTCAACGAGGTCGACGGCGACGTGGTGTTCGTGACCGCGTACGGCGAGAAGGCCGCCGCCGAGCAGGCGAAGGTCACCACCGGCAGCCTGTGGCAGGGCCTGTCCGCGGTCAAGGCGGGCAAGGCGCACGTGGTCTCCGACGAGGTGTGGATGACCGGCATCGGCGTCGGCGCCGCCAACAAGATCCTCGACGACCTGGCGAAGTACCTGGCCGCCTGA
- a CDS encoding ABC transporter ATP-binding protein — translation MTALLSTRDLVVGYEGRTVLDGLELDLPADAFTVIVGPNACGKSTLLRTMARLLTPRRGAVLLDGAQIRDLPTRDVARRVGVLPQSPLVPEGITVADLVGRGRQPYQRWWRQWSAEDGRAVDEAMRLADVTGLADRAVDTLSGGQRQRVWIAMTLAQDTDALLLDEPTTFLDLAHQVEVLDLLHRLRAERGRTVVAVLHDLNQAARYADHLVAMRDGAVVAAGPPREILTADLVRDVFGLDCVVVPCPVTGAPLVVPARTQTSAAPAGTPAPVGAPVGDA, via the coding sequence GTGACCGCGCTGCTGTCCACCCGCGACCTGGTCGTCGGCTACGAGGGCCGGACCGTGCTGGACGGGTTGGAACTCGACCTGCCGGCCGACGCGTTCACCGTGATCGTCGGCCCCAACGCGTGCGGCAAGTCGACGCTGCTGCGCACCATGGCCCGGCTGCTCACCCCGCGCCGCGGCGCGGTGCTGCTCGACGGCGCGCAGATCCGCGACCTGCCCACCCGGGACGTGGCCCGGCGGGTCGGCGTGCTGCCGCAGAGCCCGCTGGTGCCCGAGGGGATCACCGTGGCCGACCTGGTGGGGCGCGGCCGGCAGCCCTACCAGCGGTGGTGGCGGCAGTGGTCGGCCGAGGACGGCCGGGCGGTCGACGAGGCGATGCGGCTGGCCGACGTGACCGGGCTGGCCGACCGCGCGGTGGACACGCTCTCCGGCGGCCAGCGCCAGCGGGTGTGGATCGCGATGACCCTCGCCCAGGACACCGACGCGTTGCTGCTCGACGAGCCGACCACCTTCCTCGACCTGGCCCACCAGGTGGAGGTGCTGGACCTGCTGCACCGGCTGCGCGCCGAGCGGGGCCGGACCGTGGTGGCCGTGCTGCACGACCTCAACCAGGCCGCCCGGTACGCCGACCACCTGGTCGCCATGCGCGACGGCGCGGTGGTCGCCGCCGGCCCGCCGCGCGAGATCCTCACCGCCGACCTGGTCCGCGACGTCTTCGGGCTCGACTGCGTGGTCGTGCCCTGCCCGGTCACCGGGGCCCCGCTGGTGGTCCCCGCCCGCACCCAGACCTCGGCCGCTCCGGCCGGCACGCCGGCCCCGGTCGGCGCCCCCGTCGGCGACGCCTGA
- a CDS encoding FecCD family ABC transporter permease has product MAVPFRWRAVVVAGVLLVLLLGAVVLSLSLGTPYVAPGDVLRSLSGAGTPYDLVVRDLRLPRAVLAALAGAAFGVAGTLIQSVARNPLASPDVIGVTQGAGLAATIALTSGAAAVLVAPAALLGGLAAAVLVFALGARHGLAAQRFVLAGVAVAFAFRALIEVVMLTADPIDGLRAQLWLIGTLAGKGWTEAAWIAGTLAALLPVLLWAGWALRGSALDDDTARGIGLRPVARRIGLAGTGVLAAAAVTAQVGAVDFVALVAPQVARRLVRAERPPMLCAALLGALLLVLADLAGRRLFAPTQLPAGVLTAAIGGPYLIFVLLRTRGRRS; this is encoded by the coding sequence GTGGCGGTGCCGTTCCGGTGGCGGGCGGTTGTTGTGGCGGGGGTGCTGCTGGTGCTTCTTCTCGGGGCGGTGGTGCTCAGCCTGTCGCTGGGGACGCCGTACGTGGCGCCGGGTGACGTGCTGCGGTCGCTGTCGGGGGCGGGCACGCCGTACGACCTCGTGGTGCGCGACCTGCGGCTGCCCCGCGCGGTGCTGGCGGCGCTGGCCGGGGCGGCCTTCGGCGTGGCCGGCACGCTGATCCAGAGCGTGGCCCGCAACCCGCTGGCCAGCCCCGACGTCATCGGCGTCACCCAGGGCGCCGGGCTGGCCGCCACCATCGCACTGACCAGCGGCGCCGCGGCGGTGCTGGTGGCACCGGCGGCGCTGCTCGGCGGCCTGGCCGCGGCCGTGCTGGTGTTCGCGCTCGGCGCCCGGCACGGCCTGGCCGCCCAGCGATTCGTGCTGGCCGGCGTCGCGGTGGCGTTCGCGTTCCGGGCGCTGATCGAGGTGGTCATGCTGACCGCCGACCCCATCGACGGCCTGCGCGCCCAGCTCTGGCTGATCGGCACGCTCGCCGGCAAGGGCTGGACCGAGGCGGCGTGGATCGCCGGCACGCTCGCCGCGCTGCTGCCGGTGCTGCTCTGGGCCGGCTGGGCGCTGCGCGGCTCGGCCCTGGACGACGACACCGCCCGGGGGATCGGGCTGCGCCCGGTGGCCCGCCGGATCGGCCTGGCCGGCACCGGCGTGCTCGCCGCCGCCGCGGTCACCGCCCAGGTCGGCGCGGTGGACTTCGTGGCGCTCGTCGCCCCGCAGGTGGCCCGCCGGCTGGTCCGCGCCGAGCGTCCGCCGATGCTCTGCGCCGCGCTGCTGGGCGCGCTGCTGCTGGTGCTCGCCGACCTGGCCGGACGCCGGCTGTTCGCCCCCACCCAACTGCCGGCCGGCGTGCTGACCGCGGCCATCGGCGGCCCGTACCTGATCTTCGTGCTGCTGCGCACCCGAGGGAGGCGGTCGTGA
- a CDS encoding FecCD family ABC transporter permease, with protein sequence MTTVAVRPAPADAPARRGAPRRVAVTVAAALLLVLALLASLALGSRHLPVDEVWRALVAPDAGDATTVVRELRVPRTALGLVVGLALALAGVLFQAVTRNPLAEPRILGVSAGASFGVVLAIAVFGVSTLAGYVWFGIAGALLAGLLVFAVANRTRDGASPVTLALVGAALDAGLGAIVYALLSIDARTFEEYRFWVVGGLTGRDVGVAGQVLPFVLAGVLLAALAARGLDALALGDDVARGLGHRVALVRLAAGGGGVLLTGAAVAAAGPIAFVGLAVPHLARALVGADHRWTLLVAALLGPALVLAADVTGRLVAPPGEIPAGIVTALLGAPLLAVLVRRAKVLTS encoded by the coding sequence GTGACCACCGTCGCCGTCCGGCCCGCCCCGGCCGACGCACCCGCCCGACGCGGCGCCCCCCGCCGCGTGGCGGTCACCGTGGCGGCGGCGCTCCTGCTCGTGCTCGCGCTGCTGGCCAGCCTGGCGCTCGGCAGCCGCCACCTCCCGGTCGACGAGGTCTGGCGCGCGCTGGTGGCCCCGGACGCCGGCGACGCCACCACCGTGGTCCGCGAGCTGCGGGTGCCGCGTACCGCCCTCGGGCTGGTCGTCGGTCTCGCGCTGGCGTTGGCCGGGGTGCTGTTCCAAGCGGTCACCCGCAACCCGCTGGCGGAGCCGCGCATCCTCGGCGTCAGCGCCGGCGCGTCCTTCGGCGTGGTGCTGGCCATCGCGGTGTTCGGGGTGAGCACGCTCGCCGGGTACGTCTGGTTCGGCATCGCCGGGGCGCTCCTCGCCGGGCTGCTGGTCTTCGCCGTCGCCAACCGCACCCGCGACGGCGCCAGCCCGGTCACCCTCGCGCTGGTCGGCGCCGCCCTCGACGCCGGTCTCGGCGCGATCGTGTACGCGCTGCTCAGCATCGACGCGCGCACCTTCGAGGAGTACCGCTTCTGGGTGGTCGGCGGGCTGACCGGCCGGGACGTCGGCGTGGCCGGGCAGGTGCTCCCGTTCGTGCTGGCCGGGGTGCTGCTCGCCGCGCTTGCCGCCCGGGGCCTGGACGCGCTCGCCCTGGGCGACGACGTGGCCCGCGGGCTGGGACACCGGGTCGCCCTGGTCCGGCTGGCCGCCGGCGGCGGGGGCGTGCTGCTCACCGGCGCCGCGGTGGCCGCCGCCGGCCCGATCGCGTTCGTCGGGCTGGCCGTGCCGCACCTGGCCCGGGCGCTGGTCGGCGCGGACCACCGCTGGACGCTGCTGGTCGCCGCGCTGCTCGGTCCCGCGCTGGTGCTCGCCGCCGACGTGACCGGCCGCCTGGTCGCCCCGCCCGGCGAGATCCCCGCCGGCATCGTCACCGCCCTGCTGGGCGCCCCCCTGCTGGCCGTCCTGGTCCGCCGAGCCAAGGTCCTCACCTCATGA